In Phycodurus eques isolate BA_2022a chromosome 10, UOR_Pequ_1.1, whole genome shotgun sequence, a genomic segment contains:
- the slc26a6l gene encoding solute carrier family 26 member 6, like — protein sequence MDSRYSSRKYRIEREVLDEQGLEELAQRKPYADTQPSVISQLKDSMRCTVPKLKHGVLSTFPVLYWLPKYSVWDYGMPDLISGISVGIMHLPQGMAYALLASLPPVFGLYTSLYPALIYFFFGTSRHISIGTFAVLSIMVGSVTERLAPDIDFLKLNGTNVTTEVDIAARDSYRVQVAAATTVLGGLIQVVLGLVKFGFVGTYLSEPLVRAYTTAAAVHAVVAQLKYIFGVSPARFNGPLSLVYTLKDVCRLLPQTHLPTLVVSVVSMVLLIAAKELNSFLSPRLPVPIPVELITIMASTLTSNYGHLNRNYTIPVVGEIPSGLRSPIVPDVGIFSEIIGDAFALALVAYAISISLGKTFALKHGYKVDNNQELVALGLSNTVGGFFQCYAVCASMSRSLIQESTGGKTQMAGIASAIIVLVTILKLGPLFQELPKAVLASIVFVNLKGMFKQYSDIVFLWRSNKTDLVLWLVTWVSTLLFNLDLGLAAAIMFALLTVIFRTQRPTYSVLGNVEGSELYVDIETHKEAREIPGITIFRSSATVYFANAELYLEAVKEKSGLDINKIIIYKKRQEAKEKRRQKREERREKRQAKRENPADQTPVFSVEKEAKCWRDASVARKGTENDEENWTDRENGTVFVKPTTPDGQCRWEYLKGGDPDSTSLGWMSEQMDGDALGSSSDDTLSRDLERISLGSLGKWTWDIHSIILDLSTANFIDTVAVKTMKNIFQDFSEIDIDIYLAGCQASVVQQLELGHFFSESITKRHLFASVHDAVLYCLHHRGYESSIDMDSNTKL from the exons ATGGACTCAAGATACAGCAGTAGGAAATACAGAATTGAAAGGGAAGTATTGGATGAGCAGGGACTGGAAGAGTTAGCACAGAGAAAACCATATGCTGACACTCAACCATCTGTAATTAGTCAACTTAAAGATTCCATGAG GTGTACAGTACCCAAACTTAAACATGGTGTTTTGAGCACTTTCCCTGTGTTATATTGGCTGCCCAAATACTCAGTCTGGGACTATGGCATGCCAGATCTCATTTCTGGCATCAGTGTTGGAATAATGCACCTACCACAAG GTATGGCGTATGCATTATTGGCTTCGCTTCCTCCTGTATTTGGCCTCTACACCTCCCTCTATCCAGCTTTAATTTACTTCTTTTTCGGAACGTCACGTCATATTTCAATAG GTACATTTGCTGTGCTTAGCATCATGGTGGGCAGTGTGACTGAGAGGCTTGCTCCAGATATTGATTTCCTGAAACTGAATGGGACCAATGTCACAACAGAGGTGGACATAGCTGCTAGGGACTCGTACAGGGTGCAAGTTGCTGCTGCTACCACTGTTCTAGGAGGACTTATTCAG gttgTGCTTGGTTTGGTCAAATTCGGTTTTGTGGGAACATACTTGTCTGAACCTCTGGTACGGGCATACACAACAGCTGCTGCAGTCCATGCTGTGGTGGCGCAACTGAAATACATCTTTGGGGTGTCACCAGCACGCTTTAATGGGCCGTTGTCACTGGTGTAT aCTTTAAAGGATGTTTGCCGCTTGCTGCCACAGACGCATCTCCCCACGCTCGTTGTCAGTGTCGTGTCCATGGTGTTGCTGATTGCGGCAAAGGAGCTCAACTCCTTCCTGAGCCCAAGGCTGCCAGTTCCCATCCCAGTGGAGCTCATCACA ATTATGGCATCAACTCTGACATCAAACTATGGTCACTTAAATAGAAACTACACAATTCCAGTTGTTGGAGAAATTCCGAGTGG CTTACGTTCTCCAATTGTACCAGATGTGGGCATTTTTAGTGAAATCATTGGAGATGCTTTCGCACTCGCACTTGTAGCTTATGCCATTTCAATTTCACttggaaaaacatttgcactGAAGCATGGATACAAAGTAGACAACAACCAG GAGCTGGTAGCCCTGGGTCTGAGCAATACTGTTGGGGGTTTCTTCCAATGCTACGCTGTATGTGCATCCATGTCTCGGAGTCTCATTCAAGAGAGCACTGGTGGAAAAACACAA ATGGCTGGAATAGCATCAGCTATAATTGTCTTGGTGACAATACTGAAACTTGGTCCACTTTTCCAGGAACTACCAAAG gCAGTACTGGCATCTATTGTCTTTGTGAACCTGAAGGGTATGTTCAAACAATACTCAGACATTGTTTTTCTATGGAGGAGTAACAAGACTGATTTG GTGTTGTGGTTGGTCACGTGGGTGTCCACTTTGCTGTTTAATCTGGATCTGGGCCTTGCAGCTGCCATTATGTTTGCACTTCTTACTGTTATCTTCAGGACCCAGCG gCCAACATACTCTGTTCTGGGAAACGTTGAAGGTTCAGAGCTGTATGTGGATATAGAGACCCACAAAGAG GCAAGAGAAATTCCAGGTATTACAATATTCCGCTCTTctgctacagtatattttgcGAATGCCGAACTATACCTAGAGGCTGTGAAAGAAAAG AGTGGACTTGACatcaataaaattattatttataagaAGAGACAGGAGGCCAAAGAGAAACGtagacaaaaaagagaagagagacGGGAAAAAAGACAAGCCAAGAGAgag AATCCTGCTGACCAGACACCAGTGTTCTCTGTGGAGAAAGAGGCCAAGTGCTGGAGAGACGCAAGCGTGGCGAGAAAGGGCACTGAAAATGATGAGGAGAACTGGACGGACAGGGAAAACGGCACAGTCTTTGTAAAACCCACTACACCAGATGGTCAGTGTAGATGGGAGTACTTGAAAGGAGGAGATCCAGACAGTACCAGTTTAGGATGGATGTCTGAGCAGATGGATGGAGACGCTCTGGGCTCCAGCAGTGACGACACCCTGAGCCGTGACCTGGAGCGCATCTCTCTCGGGTCTCTAGGCAAATGGACCTGGGACATCCACTCCATTATTCTTGACCTCTCCACAGCTAACTTCATTGACACAGTGGCTGTAAAGACCATGAAAAAT ATTTTTCAAGACTTCAGTGAGATTGACATTGACATTTATTTGGCAGGTTGTCAGG CTTCTGTGGTCCAACAGCTGGAGCTTGGCCACTTCTTTTCAGAGTCGATTACAAAGAGACATCTGTTCGCCTCTGTCCACGATGCCGTGCTCTACTGTCTGCACCATCGCGGCTATGAGTCCTCAATA GATATGGACAGCAACACCAAGCTTTAA
- the p4htmb gene encoding transmembrane prolyl 4-hydroxylase: MTAKQEAEDTTSSTASGSAPSRLGRLPGERLPGPKTSVCSRSYFVVVMVFFHVYIINVIVLLLYVHYSSGQEDARPGPPRDTQSSDKQNPQSPRPPSKAPLTRDISLPRIEGIRVGHVQKVSLVPGKVHEMRTLSLKPLLFEIPGFLSEDECRIVMQLAQLKGLMESQLMVQDGQEELAEELNISPEEIFNLLDINQDGQLQLHEILTHSRVRDGIWLTPENLQEIYAGLNADKDGNGLLSLEEFRLLSADAFQHFLLQQGVKKSQLVRNSRHTWLYQGKGAHQVLQDIKTRVTRLTRLPTTLVDLSEPLQVVRYEEGGHYHAHHDSGPFYPETACTHTRLAANASTPFETSCRYITVLFYLNSVDGGGETAFPVADNRTFDEVSLIQNDVDLLDTRRNCDKSNLRVKPTKGKAVFWYNYLSDGRGWVGEQDEYALHGGCVVTHGTKWVANKWINIDPDYQRQARYEQLVSHQPEDEDDEDLTLNFDIHQEL; the protein is encoded by the exons ATGACCGCCAAGCAGGAGGCGGAGGACACCACCAGCAGCACGGCGTCCGGCAGCGCGCCATCGCGGCTCGGCCGGCTGCCTGGCGAGCGCCTCCCCGGCCCGAAGACCAGTGTGTGCTCCCGCTCGTACTTCGTGGTGGTGATGGTGTTCTTCCACGTCTACATCATCAATGTGATCGTCCTCCTCTTGTACGTGCACTACAGCAGCGGGCAGGAGGACGCCAGGCCGGGTCCTCCTCGCGATACACAGAGCAGCGACAAGCAGAACCCACAGTCGCCGCGTCCGCCATCCAAGGCACCGTTGACGCGTGACATTTCACTCCCACGCATCGAGGGCATCCGA GTGGGACATGTTCAGAAGGTGTCATTAGTTCCCGGTAAAGTCCACGAAATGAGAACTTTGAGTCTGAAACCTCTGCTCTTTG AGATCCCTGGGTTCTTGTCAGAGGATGAGTGCCGTATTGTGATGCAGCTGGCACAGCTAAAGGGTCTAATGGAAAGTCAGTTGATGGTGCAAGACGGCCAGGAGGAGCTGGCCGAGGAGCTCAACATCAGCCCAGAGGAGATCTTCAACCTTCTAGATATCAACCAGGACGGACAGCTGCAGCTTCATGAG ATACTGACTCATTCTCGAGTGAGGGACGGCATTTGGCTTACGCCGGAAAATTTGCAAGAAATCTATGCTGGGCTCAATGCAGACAAAGATGGGAATG GTTTGCTGAGTTTAGAAGAGTTCAGGCTCCTGAGTGCTGATGCCTTCCAGCACTTTCTGCTGCAACAGGGGGTTAAAAAGAGCCAGCTGGTGAGGAACAGTCGACACACTTGGCTATACCAGGGGAAAGGAGCCCATCAGGTCCTTCAAGACATTAAGACAAG AGTGACTCGCCTCACGCGTCTGCCGACCACACTGGTGGATCTAAGTGAGCCGCTGCAGGTGGTCCGCTATGAGGAGGGCGGGCACTACCATGCCCATCACGACAGTGGGCCCTTCTACCCAGAAACCGCGTGTACTCACACACGTCTCGCGGCTAACGCCTCAACTCCTTTCGAGACATCCTGCAG GTACATCACTGTTCTCTTCTACCTGAACTCTGTTGACGGGGGCGGGGAGACCGCATTCCCTGTGGCAGACAACAGGACCTTTGATGAAGTG tctctcATTCAGAATGATGTCGATCTCCTGGACACAAGGAGGAATTGTGACAAGAGTAACCTAAGGGTGAAACCTACCAAAGGGAAAGCTGTTTTCTGGTACAACTACCTTTCTGACGGAAGAG GATGGGTTGGAGAGCAGGATGAATACGCTCTGCACGGAGGCTGTGTGGTCACCCACGGCACGAAGTGGGTCGCCAATAAATGGATCAATATTGATCCAGATTACCAACGTCAAGCTCGCTACGAGCAGCTGGTGTCCCATCAGCcagaggatgaggatgatgaagatcTGACATTGAATTTCGATATCCATCAAGAATTGTAG
- the LOC133409296 gene encoding myosin heavy chain, fast skeletal muscle-like, which translates to MGDQEMECFGPASIYLRKTERERIEAQNTPFDAKTAYYVAEPAEMYLKGKLVKKEGGKATVETLNGKSLTVKEDDIFPMNPPKFDKIEDMAMMTHLSEPSVLYNLKERYAAWMIYTYSGLFCVTVNPYKWLPVYDTVVVEAYRGKKRIEAPPHIFSISDNAYQFMLQDKENQSILITGESGAGKTVNTKRVIQYFATIAVAGGKKSDHVSGKMQGSLEDQIIAANPLLEAYGNAKTVRNDNSSRFGKFIRIHFGSTGKLASADIETYLLEKSRVTFQLSAERSYHIFYQLMTGHKPDLLEALLITTNPYDYPMVSQGEITVKSINDVEEFVATDTAIDILGFTAEEKAVMYKLTGAVMHHGNMKFKQKQREEQAEPDGTEVADKIAYLMGLNSADLLKALCYPRVKVGNEYVTKGQTVPQVHNSVSALSKSVYEKMFLWMVVRINEMLDTRQPRSFFIGVLDIAGFEIFDFNSLEQLCINFTNEKLQQFFNHHMFVLEQEEYKKEGIEWEFIDFGMDLAACIELIEKPMGIFSILEEECMFPKASDITLKNKLYDQHLGKSAPFQKPKPAKGKAEAHFALVHYAGTVDYNVSGWLDKNKDPLNDSVVQLYQKSGAKLLAHLYAAHAGAEADSGSKKGKKKKGGSFQTVSALFRENLGKLMTNLRSTHPHFVRCLIPNESKTPGLMENFLVIHQLRCNGVLEGIRICRKGFPSRILYGDFKQRYKVLNASVIPEGQFIDNKKASEKLLSSIDVDQTQYKFGHTKVFFKAGLLGTLEEMRDEKLAILVTMTQALCRGYVMRKEFVKMMQRREAIYSIQYNIRSFTNVKHWPWMKLYFKIKPMLKSAETEKEMANMKEEFEKTKEDLAKTLAKKKELEEKMVSLLQEKNDLQLQIQSDSETLADAEERCEGLIKAKIQLEAKVKEASERLEDEEEVNAELTAKKRKLEDECSELKKDIDDLELTLAKVEKEKHATENKVKNLTEEMATLDESIAKLTKEKKALQEAHQQTLDDLQAEEDKVNTLTKAKTKLEQQVDDLEGSLEQEKKLRMDLERSKRKLEGDLKLAHETIMDLENDKQQSDEKLKKKDFESSQLLSKIEDEQSLSAQHQKKTKELQARIEELEEEIEAERAARAKVEKQRSDLSRELEEISERLEEAGGATSVQIEMNKKREAEFLKLRRDLEESTLQHEATAAALRKKQADSVAELGEQLDNLQRVKQKLEKEKGEYKMEIDDLSSNMENISKSKTNLEKMCRTLEDQLSELKSKNDEHVRQLNDTGLHRARLQTEHGEISRQLEEKEALISQLTRSKQANIQQIEELKRHVDEEVKSKNALAHAVQSSRHDCDLLREQYEEEVEAKAELQRALSKANSEVAQWRTKYETDAIQRTEELEEAKKKLAQRLQDAEESIEAVNAKCASLEKTKQRLNCEVEDLMIDVERANALAAALDKKQRNFDKVLAEWKQKYEETQAELEGAQKEARSLSTEMFKMKNSYEEAMDHLETLKRENKNLQQEISDLTDQISQTGKIIHELEKGKKIVEIEKSELQSSLEEAEATLEHEESKILRVQLELTQVKGEIDRKLAEKDEEMEQIKRNSQRVIESMQTTLDAEVRSRNDALRIKKKMEGDLNEMEIQLSHANRQAAEAQKQLRNVQGQLKDAQLHLDEAIRGQEEMREQVAMVERRNNLMLAEIEELRSTLEQTERSRKVAEAELVDASERVTLLHSQNTSLINTKKKLEADLVQVQGEVEDAVQESRNAEEKAKKAITDAAMMAEELKKEQDTSSHLERMKKNLEVTVKDLQHRLDEAETLALKGGKKQLQKLEARVRELESEVDAEQRRGAEAVKGVRKYERRVKELTYQTEEDRKNIHRLQDLVDKLQLKVKVYKRQSEEAEEQANSHLTRYRKVQHEMEEAQERADIAESQVNKLRVKSREIIKTKEAEE; encoded by the exons ATGGGCGACCAAGAAATGGAATGTTTTGGCCCAGCGTCCATTTACCTCCGGAAGACAGAACGTGAGCGAATTGAAGCTCAAAACACTCCTTTTGATGCCAAAACAGCCTACTATGTGGCTGAACCCGCTGAGATGTATCTCAAGGGCAAACTGGTGAAGAAAGAGGGTGGTAAAGCCACCGTGGAAACGCTCAATGGGAAG AGTCTCACTGTAAAGGAGGATGACATCTTCCCTATGAATCCACCCAAGTTTGACAAGATTGAGGACATGGCCATGATGACCCACCTCAGCGAGCCTTCTGTGCTGTATAACCTCAAAGAGCGCTATGCAGCATGGATGATCTAT ACCTACTCCGGGCTGTTCTGCGTCACTGTGAACCCCTACAAGTGGCTTCCAGTGTACGACACAGTTGTCGTAGAAGCATACAGAGGCAAAAAGAGGATTGAGGCCCCACCTCACATCTTCTCCATCTCTGATAACGCCTATCAGTTCATGCTTCAAG ATAAGGAAAACCAGTCAATCCTGATTAC TGGAGAATCCGGTGCAGGAAAGACTGTGAACACCAAACGTGTCATCCAGTACTTTGCGACCATCGCAGTGGCTGGAGGAAAGAAGTCTGACCATGTTTCTGGCAAAATGCAG GGATCCCTGGAAGATCAAATCATTGCAGCTAACCCCTTGCTAGAAGCCTATGGTAACGCCAAGACTGTGAGGAATGACAATTCATCACGATTT GGTAAATTCATCAGGATTCATTTTGGATCCACTGGCAAGCTGGCTTCAGCTGACATTGAAACAT ACCTGCTGGAGAAGTCTCGTGTTACTTTCCAACTGTCAGCTGAGAGGAGCTACCACATCTTCTATCAGCTCATGACTGGCCACAAACCCGATCTTCTTG AGGCACTCCTGATCACCACAAATCCATATGACTACCCAATGGTCAGTCAAGGTGAAATCACTGTCAAGAGTATCAATGATGTTGAAGAATTTGTAGCAACTGAT ACTGCCATTGACATTTTGGGATTCACCGCAGAAGAAAAGGCAGTAATGTACAAGCTAACTGGAGCTGTGATGCATCATGGAAACATGAAGTTTAAGCAGAAGCAAAGAGAGGAGCAGGCTGAGCCCGATGGCACTGAGG TGGCAGATAAAATCGCCTACCTCATGGGTCTGAACTCTGCTGACTTGCTCAAAGCCCTGTGCTATCCCAGGGTGAAGGTTGGGAATGAATATGTGACAAAAGGCCAGACTGTGCCACAG GTTCACAATTCAGTCTCAGCCCTGAGCAAATCAGTCTATGAGAAAATGTTCTTGTGGATGGTGGTCAGAATCAATGAGATGCTGGACACCAGGCAGCCCAGAAGCTTCTTCATTGGTGTCTTGGACATTGCTGGTTTTGAAATCTTTGAT TTCAACAGCTTGGAGCAGCTTTGCATCAACTTCACCAATGaaaaactgcaacagtttttcaACCACCACATGTTTGTCCTGGAGCAAGAGGAATACAAGAAAGAAGGAATTGAATGGGAGTTCATTGACTTCGGCATGGACTTGGCTGCTTGCATTGAGCTTATTGAGAAG CCAATGGGCATCTTCTCCATCCTTGAAGAGGAGTGCATGTTCCCCAAGGCTTCAGACATAACCTTGAAGAACAAACTGTATGACCAGCATCTTGGTAAAAGTGCCCCCTTCCAGAAGCCAAAGCCTGCCAAAGGCAAAGCTGAGGCTCATTTCGCCCTTGTTCACTATGCTGGCACTGTTGACTACAATGTCAGTGGCTGGCTGGACAAGAACAAGGACCCCCTGAATGACTCAGTTGTTCAGCTCTACCAGAAGTCGGGTGCCAAGCTTTTAGCTCACCTCTATGCCGCACATGCCGGAGCTGAGG CTGACAGTGGTAGCAAAAAgggcaagaagaagaagggtgGCTCTTTCCAGACTGTTTCAGCTCTTTTCAGA GAGAATTTGGGCAAGCTGATGACCAATTTAAGAAGCACCCATCCTCACTTTGTGCGTTGTTTGATTCCAAATGAGTCAAAGACTCCAG GTTTGATGGAAAACTTCCTGGTCATCCATCAGCTGAGATGTAATGGTGTGCTGGAGGGCATCAGAATTTGCAGAAAGGGTTTCCCCAGCAGAATCCTCTATGGTGACTTTAAGCAGAG ATACAAAGTGTTGAATGCCAGTGTGATTCCTGAGGGACAATTCATTGACAACAAAAAGGCTTCAGAGAAACTCTTGAGCTCTATTGATGTTGACCAGACTCAGTACAAATTTGGGCACACAAAG GTGTTCTTCAAAGCCGGTCTGCTGGGAACACTTGAAGAGATGCGAGATGAAAAACTTGCTATCCTGGTTACCATGACACAGGCTCTCTGCAGAGGTTACGTCATGAGAAAGGAGTTTGTTAAGATGATGCAGAGAAG AGAGGCCATCTACTCCATCCAGTACAACATCCGCTCATTCACGAATGTCAAACACTGGCCATGGATGAAGCTATACTTCAAGATTAAGCCTATGCTGAAGAGTGCAGAAACTGAAAAGGAGATGGCCAACATGAAAGAGGAGTTTGAAAAAACCAAGGAGGACTTGGCAAAGACGTTGGCCAAGAAGAAGGAACTGGAGGAGAAGATGGTTTCTCTCCTGCAGGAGAAGAACGACCTGCAGCTGCAGATTCAGTCT GACAGTGAAACCCTTGCCGATGCAGAGGAAAGATGTGAGGGTCTTATCAAGGCCAAAATCCAGCTTGAGGCAAAAGTCAAAGAGGCTTCTGAGAGgctggaggatgaggaggaggtgaACGCTGAGCTGACAGCGAAGAAGAGGAAGCTGGAGGACGAGTGCTCCGAGTTGAAGAAAGACATTGATGACTTGGAGCTTACCCTGGCTAAAGTTGAGAAGGAGAAGCATGCCACTGAGAACAAG GTCAAAAACTTGACTGAGGAGATGGCCACTCTAGATGAGTCCATTGCAAAGTTAACCAAAGAGAAGAAAGCCCTCCAAGAGGCCCATCAGCAGACCCTGGATGACCTCCAAGCAGAGGAAGACAAAGTCAACACTCTGACCAAAGCCAAGACCAAGCTGGAACAGCAAGTGGATGAT CTTGAAGGATCCCTGGAGCAAGAAAAGAAGCTCCGTATGGATCTTGAGCGATCCAAGAGGAAGCTGGAAGGAGATCTGAAGCTGGCCCATGAGACCATCATGGATCTGGAAAATGACAAGCAGCAGTCCGATGAGAAACTCAAGAA GAAGGACTTTGAGTCAAGCCAACTTCTTAGCAAGATTGAGGATGAACAATCCCTCAGTGCTCAGCATCAAAAGAAGACCAAAGAACTTCAG GCCCGTAttgaggagctggaggaggagatTGAAGCTGAGCGGGCCGCTCGCGCCAAGGTGGAGAAGCAGAGGTCTGATCTCTCCAGGGAACTTGAGGAGATCAGTGAGAGACTCGAAGAGGCCGGTGGAGCCACCTCTGTTCAGATCGAGATGAACAAGAAGCGCGAGGCCGAGTTCCTGAAGCTGCGTCGTGACCTGGAAGAGTCCACCCTCCAGCACGAGGCCACTGCTGCAGCTCTCCGCAAGAAGCAGGCTGACAGCGTGGCTGAACTCGGGGAGCAGCTCGATAACCTTCAGCGTGTCAAACAGAAGCTGGAGAAGGAGAAGGGTGAATACAAGATGGAGATCGATGACCTCAGCAGCAACATGGAGAATATCTCCAAATCAAAG ACTAATCTGGAGAAAATGTGCCGTACACTTGAGGATCAACTGAGTGAGCTGAAGTCCAAAAATGATGAACATGTGAGGCAGCTTAATGACACTGGCCTCCACAGGGCAAGACTGCAAACAGAACACG GCGAGATCAGTCGCCAGCTAGAGGAGAAAGAGGCCCTTATCTCTCAGCTGACAAGGAGCAAGCAGGCTAACATCCAGCAGATTGAAGAGCTCAAGAGGCACGTTGATGAGGAAGTTAAA TCCAAGAACGCCTTGGCCCACGCTGTTCAGTCCTCCCGTCATGACTGTGACCTGCTCCGAGAGCAGTATGAGGAGGAAGTGGAGGCCAAGGCAGAGCTCCAGAGGGCATTGTCCAAGGCCAACAGCGAGGTGGCTCAATGGAGAACCAAATATGAGACGGATGCTATTCAGCGCACTGAGGAGCTTGAGGAAGCAAA GAAAAAGCTTGCCCAGCGTCTCCAGGATGCAGAGGAGTCCATCGAAGCAGTGAACGCAAAATGTGCCTCCCTGGAAAAGACCAAACAGAGACTTAATTGTGAAGTGGAAGATCTGATGATTGATGTGGAGAGAGCCAACGCTCTGGCTGCTGCCCTTGACAAGAAGCAGAGGAACTTTGACAag gTTCTTGCTGAGTGGAAGCAGAAATATGAAGAGACCCAGGCAGAACTGGAGGGAGCTCAGAAGGAGGCCCGCTCTCTCAGCACTGAAATGTTCAAGATGAAGAATTCTTATGAAGAAGCTATGGACCATCTAGAGACCCTGAAGAGGGAGAACAAAAATCTCCAAC AGGAGATCTCCGATTTAACGGACCAAATTAGTCAAACTGGAAAAATCATTCATGAACTGGAGAAAGGCAAAAAGATCGTAGAAATTGAGAAGTCTGAACTGCAGTCCTCACTTGAAGAGGCAGAG GCAACACTTGAACATGAGGAATCCAAGATTCTTCGAGTTCAGCTTGAACTGACCCAAGTCAAGGGCGAGATCGACAGAAAGCTTGCAGAGAAGGATGAGGAGATGGAGCAGATCAAGAGAAACAGTCAGCGGGTGATCGAATCCATGCAGACCACTTTGGATGCTGAGGTCAGGAGCAGGAATGATGCCCTGAGAATCAAGAAGAAGATGGAGGGAGACCTGAATGAGATGGAGATTCAGCTGAGCCATGCCAACCGCCAGGCAGCTGAGGCCCAGAAACAGCTGAGGAACGTCCAGGGACAACTCAAG GATGCTCAACTGCACCTTGATGAGGCAATTAGAGGTCAGGAGGAAATGAGAGAGCAGGTTGCCATGGTGGAGCGCAGGAACAAcctgatgctggctgaaatCGAGGAGTTGAGATCTACTCTGGAGCAGACGGAGAGAAGTCGCAAAGTGGCTGAAGCTGAGCTGGTTGATGCCAGTGAGCGTGTGACACTGCTGCACTCTCAG AATACCAGCCTTATTAACACCAAGAAGAAGCTGGAAGCTGATCTTGTCCAAGTCCAGGGTGAAGTGGAAGATGCTGTGCAGGAATCAAGAAATGCTGAAGAAAAGGCCAAGAAGGCTATCACTGAT GCTGCCATGATGGCAGAGGAGCTGAAGAAGGAGCAGGACACCAGCTCTCACTTGGAGAGGATGAAGAAGAACCTGGAAGTGACAGTCAAAGACCTGCAGCACCGCCTGGATGAGGCTGAGACTCTGGCTCTGAAGGGGGGCAAGAAGCAGCTCCAGAAACTGGAGGCTCGG GTTCGTGAATTGGAGAGTGAGGTTGATGCCGAGCAAAGGCGTGGTGCTGAGGCTGTCAAGGGTGTTCGCAAATATGAGAGAAGAGTTAAGGAGCTGACCTATCAG ACTGAGGAGGACAGGAAGAATATTCACAGGCTCCAGGATCTGGTGGACAAGCTCCAGCTGAAGGTTAAGGTCTACAAGAGGCAGTCAGAGGAGGCT GAGGAGCAGGCCAACTCTCACCTGACCAGGTACAGGAAGGTTCAGCACGAGATGGAGGAGGCTCAGGAGAGGGCCGACATCGCTGAGTCCCAGGTCAACAAGCTGAGGGTAAAAAGCCGTGAAATTATTAAG ACCAAGGAAGCAGAGGAGTGA